GCGGCGAGGTCGTCGACACGCTCACGAAGGTGTACTCCGAGACGCGCGCTCGCGTGTTCATCAACGAGGTGGCGTCGCTGGCGATGCGCGCCATCATGCACTTCGGGTTCTCGCTCGGTATCGACGACGAGTCCATCCCGCCGGAGGCGACCGAGCAGGTCGACGAGGCGATCGACTCTGCGTACGAGCGCGTCCAGGAACTCATCGAGACGTACGAGGCAGGCGACCTGGAGAGCCTGCCCGGGCGGACCATCGACGAGACGCTGGAGATGAAGATCATGCAGACGCTCGGCAAGGCCCGCGACTCCGCGGGTGAGATCGCCGAAGACCACTTCGCCGACGACAACCCCGCCGTCATCATGGCGCGCTCCGGCGCGCGTGGGTCGATGCTGAACCTGACCCAGATGACCGGCTGCGTCGGCCAGCAGGCAGTGCGCGGCGAGCGCATCAACCGCGGTTACGAGGACCGCACGCTCGCCCACTACGAGGCCGACGACCTCTCCGCGGAGGCCCACGGGTTCGTGGAGAACTCCTACCGCTCCGGCCTGACGCCGGAAGAGTTCTTCTTCCACGCGATGGGTGGCCGCGAGGGGCTGGTCGACACGGCAGTCCGTACCTCGAAGTCCGGGTACCTGCAGCGTCGCCTCATCAACGCCCTGTCCGAACTGGAGGCGCAGTACGACGGCACGGTGCGGGACACCTCCGGCACCATCGTCCAGTTCGAGTTCGGCGAGGACGGCACCTCGCCGGTGAAGGTCTCCTCGAACGAGGAGTCCGCCATCGACATCGAGAGCATCACCGACCGCATCGTCGACGCCGAGTTCGGCTCCGACGCGGAGAAAGAGCGGTTCCTCGGTCGCCGCGAGGCGCCGACGAACCTCTCGGAGTACGCCGGGCCCGGCCTGGACAAGGCCGGCGGCGTGGGGGTGAGCGATGACTGAGAGCGTCGACAAGTTCGTCGACCGCCACGAGGAGGTCACCGAGGACATCGCGCTCGTCGTCGAGGACACGGAGCTCCCGCGGCGGCTCAAAGACGAGATCTACGAGAACGTCGACGCTCGCGGCGGCGTGACGACCGAGCAGGCCAACGAGATCGCACAGGCCGCCGAGTCGCGCTACCTCGACACGCGTGTCGACCCGCTCGACCCCGTCGGGACGGTGTCGGCGCAGTCCATCGGGGAGCCGGGGACGCAGATGACGATGAACACGTTCCACTACGCGGGCGTCGCGGAGATGGACGTGACGCAGGGCCTCCCCCGGCTCATCGAGCTGGTGGACGCCCGCAAGACCCCGGACACGCCGATCATGATCGTCCACCTGGACGAGGAGCACGCCACCGACCGCGAGAAGGCCCACGAGGTCGTCTGGCAGTTGGAGGCGACGAAGATCCTCGCGCTGGGCGACGTGTCCACGAACGTCGCAGACATGCTCGTGAGCGTCGACCTCAACGAGGAGACGCTGCTGGAGCGGTGGCCGACCTACGACGACGCCACCGAGGTCGCCGGCATCGTCGCCGACATCATCGAGGACTCGCTGGGTGTGTCGACGCGCCACGCTGGCACGAACATCGAGTTCGGCCCCGACGAGCCGAGCTACCGCCAGCTGCTCCAGTTGGTCGAACAGCTCCGCGACATCGTGTTCAAGGGGATCGAGGAGGTCACCCGCGTCGTCATCCGCAAGGAGGAGGTCGACTCCGGCGAAGAGGAGTACGTCCTCTACACCGAGGGGTCGGCGTTCTCCGACGCCCTAGAGATCGAGGGCGTCGACGCCTCGCGCACGACGTGTAACAACATCCACGAGATCCACCGCACGCTCGGCATCGAGGCCGCCCGCGAGACCATCATCAACGAGACGATGGAGACGCTGGAAGAGCAGGGGCTCGACGACGTGAACATCCGCCACCTGATGCTCGTCTCGGACATCATGACGAACCGCGGCACCGTCGAGTCGATCGGTCGCCACGGTATCTCCGGGTCGAAGGAGTCCGTCCTCGCACGGGCGGCGTTCGAGGTGACGGTGAACCACCTGCTCGACGCGGCGATCCACGGCGAGGCCGACGACCTCAACGGCGTCATCGAGAACGTCATCGTCGGGAAGCCGGTCGCCATCGGCACCGGCGACGTCGACCTGCGGATGGGCTCGGCGCCCGACCCGAAGTCGGCGGACGACTGACGGTGCGCGTCGAGATCAGCGACGAGGCGCGCCGCTACATGGGGGCGTTCGACGACCTCGTCGGCGTCGCGCCGACGGACTGCCTCGTCGACGAGGACGGCGACCGACTCGTCTTCCTCATTCCGGCGGGGGAGATGGCCGACGCGATCGGTCCGGGTGGCCGGACCGTCGACCGCGTCGAAGACCAACTCGGTGCGGACGTGGAGTTGGTCGAGGACGCCGACACGCCCGAGGCGTTCGTCGCGAACGCGCTCGCGCCGGCGGCGGTGCGCGGCGTGACCGTGAGCAGGCAGAACGACGTCGTCGCGTACGTCGAGGTCGTCGAGGCCGACCGCGGGGTCGCCATCGGCGCCGGCGGTCGCAACATCGAGACGGCGCGGACGCTGGCGAAGCGCCACTTCGACATCGACGACGTGCAGTTGGCGTAGGGGCCGCTGCCCGGTCGCCTCGCCGCCCGCTCTCCTCGCCGCCATCCTCTTGTTCGCCCCCCGAGTCGACGCGAGCGTGATCGACACGCTCGCGCAGACGGGGCTCCCGACGGATCCGGTCCCGGAGGCGCTGTTGGACTCCAGCGGCGAGCTCGTCGACGTGGCGGTGTTCGTCGGCGTCACGCTCACCGTGTACCTGCTGGCCCGGGCGACGGTGTTCCCGCTGGCCGTCAGGGCGGTCAGAGCCCGCAACCGCAACAACCCGACCATCCAGTCGGCGACCGAGACGTACCTCGCGGTGACGCTGGCGGGCCTCGCGCTCGTGGCGGGAATCGTCGCCGCCGGCTACGGGTCGGTGTTCAGCGACTCCGCACTTCTGATCGCCGCGCTCACGTTCGCCGTCGGCACCGCCGGGCGCGACGTGCTCGGCTCGCTCGTCAGCGGCCTGTTCCTCGTCGCCGACCCGGACTTCAACGTCGGCGACTGGATCCGGTGGCCCGGCGGCGAGGGTACCGTCGAGGCGGTCGACTTCCGCGTCACCCGGATCCGGACGGTCGACTTCGAGACGGTCACCGTCCCCAACACGGAGTTGACGGGCAACGCGATCACCCGGCCGTTCGGGCGCGACCGCTTTCGCGTCACTGAGACGGTCCACCTCGCGTACGACGACGACGTCGACCGAGCGCGCGAGCTGTTGGTCGAGGCCGCCGAAGCGGAGCCGCGGACGCTGTCGGACCCCGCGCCCGTCGCCCGCGTCGCAGACCTCGGAGAGGGAACCGTCGCCCTCCGCGCGGAGTTCCTCGTGAACGACCCTGCGGGCGACAACCTCGTGGGGATGCGTTCGCGCTTTCGCGACCGGGTGCTCCACGCGTTCGCGGACGCCGGGATCACACTGGGCCCACCGTCGGGCCGAGAGCTGTCGGGAGACCTCGACGTGACCGTCGACGACCGCGGGGGAGCCAGCCCGCAGGACGACTGATTCGCGCCGCCCACGGTGGCCGACACAGCGACGGACGCAGCGGGCCGAACCGACGCCGTAACGCGCGCTCCGGTCGTCGTTCGATCCGCAAGACGGCCTCAGATCCCGCGAGAGGTACCGCTAATCGCCTCTCGCGTCGTCTCGGCGTGAGCGAAAGGGAACCCTTACGTAGCTCCACAGAAAACGGGAGGACACTATGGCGAACGGCAAATACGCCGCGCGGAAGCTCAAGAAGGACCGCCAGAAGCGACGGTGGTCCGACTCTGAGTACGCGCGCCGCGAACGCGGTCTCTCGGAGAAGTCCGACCCCCTCGAGGGTGCACCCCAGGGCCGCGGCATCGTGCTTGAGAAGGTCGGTATTGAGGCGAAGCAGCCGAACTCGGCGATCCGGAAGTGCGTCCGTGTTCAGCTGATCAAGAACGGCAAGCAGGTCACCGCGTTCTGTCCCGGTGACGGCGCCATCTCGTTCATCGACGAGCACGACGAGGTCACCATCGCCGGTATCGGTGGTGCGAAGGGTCGTGCGATGGGCGACCTCTCTGGTGTCAACTACAAGGTCGAGAAGGTGAACGGTGTCTCGATGATCGAACTCGTCCGCGGGAACGCGGAGAAGCCCGTCCGATAATGAGCGAGTCAGACCCCGACCCCGAGACCGAGGCACCGGAGCCAGACGCCCCCGCCGACTCCGAGGAGGCCGTCGAGAACGCCCTCCTGTTCGGCGTGTGGGACGTCTCTGAGATCGAGTACTCCGACCCGTCCACCCGGAAGTACATGAACGTGACCCCCATCGCCCACACGATGGGTCGTCACGCCTCCAAGCAGTTCCAGAAGTCGGAGCTCTCGCTCGTCGAGCGGCTCATCAACCGGCTGATGCAGACCGAGGAGAACACGGGCAAGAAGCAGCAGGCCCAGCGCATCGTGCGCGACGCCTTCGACATCGTCCACGAGCGCACCGAGGACAACCCGGTGCAGGTGCTCGTCGAGGCCGTCGAGAACGCCGCGCCCCGCGAGGAGACCGTCCGCCTGAAGTACGGTGGCATCTCCGTCCCGAAGGCCGTCGACGTCGCGCCCCAGCGCCGCGTCGACCAGTCCCTGAAGTTCATCGCCGCGGGCGTGCAGGGCTCCTCGTACAAGACGACGACCAGCGCCGCCGAGGCACTCGCCGACCAGCTCATCGGCGCCGCGCGCTACGACGTGCAGACGTACTCGATCTCCCAGAAGGAGGAGACCGAGCGCGTCGCCGCCGCCGCCCGCTGACGCCGGACCGACCGGCGACTGCGGATCGTTCTCTCCGTTTTCACTGTCGACAGCGAGAGCGCAGCGCACCGCCGACGGGTGACTGAACCGGAGGGCCGCCCCGAGCGACCGCGTGAGACGAGTGCGGTGGGCGGCTGGTCAGCCGCGCTCCATCTCGAACTCGTCGTGGGCCTCGATGGCCTGGATCAGCGGGAAGATACTCTCGAACGCCGGTCCGGTCGAGACGACACCCTCCTCGCGGTTCCAGTCGACGACCTGCGCCTCGGCGAGTTTCGGGAGGTGGACGTGGCTGAGGCGGAGGTGGAGGGAGTCGGGATCTTCGTCTGGGCGGGCGATGTCGTCGGGCACCGAGACGGACACAGGCGGCGGGAACCGGCTCGACAGTTCGAGGAGGAGGCGCCGCCGGATCCCGTCGGAGAGCAGTTCGAACCACCTGTCGTACGTCTCCGGGGACGGGTCTGTGGGGGACATGAATGCAGAATAACACTATTCCTACTTTGAGGTTTCGGCGCCGTCGCGGGCGTGACCCGCTCAGTCGCCGTCTTGGCCGTACCCCTCGAACTGTTCGATGGCCGTGTCGAGTTCGGCCTCCGGGAGGTGCGTTGGCTCGCCGACGGCCGACGACTGGAGGTACAGCCGCGAGAGGTCTTCGACGTGGGTCGTGTGCTCCAGCGCCGTCTCCACGTCGTCGGCGGTGACGACGAGGCCGTGGTTCTCGATGAACGACGCGGTCGCCTCGGCCTCCTCCATCGCCGCGACGACGTTCGCCGCGAGTTCCTCGGTGCCGTACGGGGCGTACTCGGCGACGGGCACGCGCTTGCCGACGCTGACGATCATGTAGTGGATCGGCGGGAGTTCCTGGTGGAGGACGGCCATCGTCGTCGCCCACGGCGAGTGGGTGTGGACGATGGCCTCCGACCCGTAGCCGCGGTAGATGTGGCGGTGCATCGGCACCTCGCTGGAGGGCTTCATCCGCCCGTCGAGGCGCTCCCCGTCGAGGCTCACCACCGGCACGTCCTCGACCGTGAACGCGTCGTAGGCGACGCCCGTCGGCGTGACGGCGAAGCGGTCGCCGTCGCGGACGCTGAGGTTGCCCGTCCGGCCGGGCGTCAGCCGTGCGAGCGCCGGAGCGTGCTCGACGACTGCCTCGCGCGCGTCGCGGAGGAGCAGGTCGTCGTCGCCGCGCTCGCGGGTCGCTCCGCTCCCCGCTCGATCCGAGGGCTCGCTTCGCTCGCCCTCGCGGTCGCTCACAGCGCCACCTCCGTCACCGCCGCCAGCGAGTCGAGGTGGTGGTCCGGGCGCCGGAGGTCGACACCGTCTGTGCTCGTTGCGCCGCCCGCGTCTTCACCCGCCGTCGCGTCCGCGGGTCCGTTGAACAGCGCGGTCTCCATACCGAGGGCGTTGCCCCCCTCGATGTCCTTGTGGGGGGAGTTGCCGACGACGAGCGCCTCCGACGGCGCGCGGTCTAAGCGGGCGAGCGCAGTCGTGAACACGGGTGCGGCGGGCTTCTCGCGACCGACCTCCTCGCTGGTGACGAGCGCGTCGAGGTGGCGGTCGACGCCGAGGCGGGCGAGCTTCCGGAGTTGGACCCGGGTCGTGAGGTTCGTCACGACCGCCACGTCGACGTTCGCCTCTCGGAGCGTCGCGAGCGTGTCGAGCGCGTCGTGGAACGGCGTCATCTCGTCGAGGTACGCGTCCCAGTATGCGTCGCCCAGGTCGCGGGCGAGGCCAGCGTCGAACGGGCCGGGGAGGGCCGCGACGACGCTGGTGTAGTAGATGTGCCGGTTGTGACTGCTGGCGGTCTCAGGGACCTCGCGCTTCGTCGCGGCGCGAGCGCGGGCGCGCCGCCGTTCGAAGGCGTCGGCGTCGAGGTCGCCGCCGCGGTCGCGGTACGTCTCGAAGGCGGCGCGTCTGCCGGCCTCGTTGCACGGGTCGTAGGGGTAGAGCGTGTCGTCCAGATCGAACAACACGGCGTCGACTGTCATGCCCCGACCGTCACGAGGGCGGGACAAATCGGTTCCGGCGCGGGCGGCCGATTCCACCGGCGTTCCGGCGGAGGGTCACCGGCGCGACTCTCCGCCGAGCCTCAGTTTTGATACGCTGGCCCAGAGGCTTATCACCCTGAGTGGGACGGTTCCGAACGTGTACCACGCGCTCGGCCCCCTAGTCGGTCTCGTCGCCGCGGTGCTGGCGAGTGCGGCGCTCGGCGTCCCGTTCCTGCTGACTCGGACGGGTCGTCGCGCGGTCGATGGCCTGGCAGGGTCCGACGGGCGCGACCTGCTCGTCCCCGCAGGCGTGTACCTCGGGTTGGCGGTGGCGTACAGCGCGCTGGTCGTCCTCGCGGGCGAGAGCGCCGTCGGCACCGGCGCGTTCGGACTCACCCTCACGCTCCTCCTCCCGTTCGCATTCGGCGTCGCCGCGGCGACGGCGTGGCTCCCCTCGGTCGGCATCGAGTGGCGGCCGCCGGGTGACGCGCGCGTCGAGGCGACGGTGACGTTCGCGGGCTTCCTCGCGACGCTCACCGCGTCGGCGGCGGGCGGGTGGCTGCTCGTCGGGTGAGCCACCCGCGGTGCGTCGCCGCCGCGACGACCGAGTGCGAGCGTTCAAGTACGAAGACGGGACCAGCAGCGCCCACGGGCGATGGGTCGCGCCCGTCAGGCTCGCGAGCCACCTACCGAGGTCGGTCGACGGCGGCTCAGGCCGGGCGCCGCCCGAACCGACCGATAGCGAGGTACCGGCCCCCGAACAGGAGGAGGACGCTCGTCGCGCTCACGAGCAGCAGCGGTGCGTAGTCACCCCCCGCGAACGGGAGGAACACCGCCAGCGAGAGGGCGCCCCCGACGACGCCGACGACGGTGACGGCAGCGCCAGCGGCGACCGACCGGCCAGCGGTCGCACCGCGCGAGCGGGCCCACGACGCCCCGATGGCGGCCACGACCGCGAGCGCCGCGAGGAACCCGGCGAACGCCGGGTCGAACCCAACCCAGGCGACGAGCGACGGGAACAGCGACTCCAGCCGGTCGAACGCCACGATCAGGAGGTAGCCGGGAACGCCGAACGGCGGGAGCGGCACGGCGTACAGCAGCGCGTACAGCCCGGTGACGACGAACGCGGCGACCGAGCCGTCGAACAGCAGCGTCCGGGGCGCGAACGGCGTGCGGCCCGGACCGGTCGCGTCCGGACGGTCGGCGGCCGGCGGCTCCGCGGAGGGGTCGGAACGCATACCTAGAAGTTCTCGGTCGCGAGCCAAGTACTTACCGTGGGGCTCTGGCGCATGGTGCGCCGAACGTGTTCGCGTCCGACCGGTCGCCCACCGGTCGACCGCGGCCCTCAGTCGGCGGCCGCCGGTCCGCTCGCCGACGAGTCGACGGCGTACAGGCGCGCGGCGTCGACGAGCGACTTCCGGTAGGCCGACTCGGAGGGGTCGCGTGCGAGCGAGCGGAACAGTCGTGTGAACGCCGGCACGTCGACGCCGGGCGCGTCGTCGGCGGCCGCGTGCGCGAGGTCGTACAGCCGGTGCCCGTCGTCGACGAGGTCGTGGCGCTCGCACATCGCGAGCGCGAACGCGGCGTTGACCGCGGTGATGTCGGGGTCCGAACCGGGCGTCATGCGGCGGGAGTCTGGGTGCGGGTGGTCGCGGGGGCGGTCGGCGACGGCGGCGGCCAACTGCGACTCGAAGAACGTCACCAACTTCTCACCCGGGCCGACGGCGAGGGTGATGTCGTCGGCGTACACGTCCTTCATGTGGTTCGCGATCTGGTAGCAGTGGAGCACCTTGCGGCGCTCGACAGACGCCCCTGACAGCGCGAGGAACAGCGCTTCGTCGGTCGACTGGTGGTGAGAGGGGTGTGGCTCCTCGTAGCGAGCCATGTGCGACAGTTCGTGGAGGGCGAGTTCGCGGGCCATCGCCGACGTGGCCGCCTTCCGGGAGATGTTGAGCACGTGTCGGTCGTCGTAGTGGCCGGCCCACGTGCGCTCCTCGGGGTTCTCTCGGACCCGGACCTCCACGGGGAGGTCGAGGTCGTGTTCGGTCTCGAACAGGGCCGCCGCCCCCAGGAAGGGGTCGGGCGGGACGGCGCCCCGGATTCGTACGTCCATGCGTACTGTTGACACGGTGCGGATCGCTTTGACTCTTGTGCCGGTTCGCTGTCGATCGATCCGATCCACGAGACGGCGTACCACGGATTCTGCCTCCCGGATTCGGCGGTTTCGGCGACGGCAAAGCACTACCCTTTTGACCGGGCGGAGAATACCGGGCGGTAATGGGCCGACGAAAGAAAATCGTACAGGAATGTGAGGAACTGATGGACGAGCCGGAGCAGATCCGGAACATCGCCATCGCTGCTCACGTCGACCACGGGAAGACGACACTGACAGACAACCTGCTCGCCGGTGCGGGCATGATCGCCGACGCGGACGAGGCGACGCAGCTCGTGATGGACACCGAGGAGGACGAGCAGGAGCGTGGGATCACCATCGACGCGGCGAACGTCTCGATGACCCACGAGTACGAGGACGAGAACCACCTGATCAACCTGATCGACACCCCCGGCCACGTCGACTTCGGTGGCGACGTGACCCGCGCGATGCGCGCCGTCGACGGCGCGCTCGTCGTCGTGGACGCCGTCGAGGGCGCGATGCCCCAGACGGAGACGGTCGTCCGGCAGGCGCTCCGCGAGGGCGTCAAGCCGGCGCTGTTCATCAACAAGGTCGACC
The DNA window shown above is from Halobaculum marinum and carries:
- a CDS encoding 30S ribosomal protein S7, whose protein sequence is MSESDPDPETEAPEPDAPADSEEAVENALLFGVWDVSEIEYSDPSTRKYMNVTPIAHTMGRHASKQFQKSELSLVERLINRLMQTEENTGKKQQAQRIVRDAFDIVHERTEDNPVQVLVEAVENAAPREETVRLKYGGISVPKAVDVAPQRRVDQSLKFIAAGVQGSSYKTTTSAAEALADQLIGAARYDVQTYSISQKEETERVAAAAR
- the rpoA2 gene encoding DNA-directed RNA polymerase subunit A'', with translation MTESVDKFVDRHEEVTEDIALVVEDTELPRRLKDEIYENVDARGGVTTEQANEIAQAAESRYLDTRVDPLDPVGTVSAQSIGEPGTQMTMNTFHYAGVAEMDVTQGLPRLIELVDARKTPDTPIMIVHLDEEHATDREKAHEVVWQLEATKILALGDVSTNVADMLVSVDLNEETLLERWPTYDDATEVAGIVADIIEDSLGVSTRHAGTNIEFGPDEPSYRQLLQLVEQLRDIVFKGIEEVTRVVIRKEEVDSGEEEYVLYTEGSAFSDALEIEGVDASRTTCNNIHEIHRTLGIEAARETIINETMETLEEQGLDDVNIRHLMLVSDIMTNRGTVESIGRHGISGSKESVLARAAFEVTVNHLLDAAIHGEADDLNGVIENVIVGKPVAIGTGDVDLRMGSAPDPKSADD
- a CDS encoding NusA-like transcription termination signal-binding factor — translated: MRVEISDEARRYMGAFDDLVGVAPTDCLVDEDGDRLVFLIPAGEMADAIGPGGRTVDRVEDQLGADVELVEDADTPEAFVANALAPAAVRGVTVSRQNDVVAYVEVVEADRGVAIGAGGRNIETARTLAKRHFDIDDVQLA
- a CDS encoding mechanosensitive ion channel family protein — protein: MIDTLAQTGLPTDPVPEALLDSSGELVDVAVFVGVTLTVYLLARATVFPLAVRAVRARNRNNPTIQSATETYLAVTLAGLALVAGIVAAGYGSVFSDSALLIAALTFAVGTAGRDVLGSLVSGLFLVADPDFNVGDWIRWPGGEGTVEAVDFRVTRIRTVDFETVTVPNTELTGNAITRPFGRDRFRVTETVHLAYDDDVDRARELLVEAAEAEPRTLSDPAPVARVADLGEGTVALRAEFLVNDPAGDNLVGMRSRFRDRVLHAFADAGITLGPPSGRELSGDLDVTVDDRGGASPQDD
- a CDS encoding class II aldolase/adducin family protein → MLLRDAREAVVEHAPALARLTPGRTGNLSVRDGDRFAVTPTGVAYDAFTVEDVPVVSLDGERLDGRMKPSSEVPMHRHIYRGYGSEAIVHTHSPWATTMAVLHQELPPIHYMIVSVGKRVPVAEYAPYGTEELAANVVAAMEEAEATASFIENHGLVVTADDVETALEHTTHVEDLSRLYLQSSAVGEPTHLPEAELDTAIEQFEGYGQDGD
- a CDS encoding 30S ribosomal protein S12, which translates into the protein MANGKYAARKLKKDRQKRRWSDSEYARRERGLSEKSDPLEGAPQGRGIVLEKVGIEAKQPNSAIRKCVRVQLIKNGKQVTAFCPGDGAISFIDEHDEVTIAGIGGAKGRAMGDLSGVNYKVEKVNGVSMIELVRGNAEKPVR
- a CDS encoding HAD family hydrolase encodes the protein MTVDAVLFDLDDTLYPYDPCNEAGRRAAFETYRDRGGDLDADAFERRRARARAATKREVPETASSHNRHIYYTSVVAALPGPFDAGLARDLGDAYWDAYLDEMTPFHDALDTLATLREANVDVAVVTNLTTRVQLRKLARLGVDRHLDALVTSEEVGREKPAAPVFTTALARLDRAPSEALVVGNSPHKDIEGGNALGMETALFNGPADATAGEDAGGATSTDGVDLRRPDHHLDSLAAVTEVAL
- a CDS encoding DUF5781 family protein — encoded protein: MDVRIRGAVPPDPFLGAAALFETEHDLDLPVEVRVRENPEERTWAGHYDDRHVLNISRKAATSAMARELALHELSHMARYEEPHPSHHQSTDEALFLALSGASVERRKVLHCYQIANHMKDVYADDITLAVGPGEKLVTFFESQLAAAVADRPRDHPHPDSRRMTPGSDPDITAVNAAFALAMCERHDLVDDGHRLYDLAHAAADDAPGVDVPAFTRLFRSLARDPSESAYRKSLVDAARLYAVDSSASGPAAAD
- a CDS encoding DUF7344 domain-containing protein — its product is MSPTDPSPETYDRWFELLSDGIRRRLLLELSSRFPPPVSVSVPDDIARPDEDPDSLHLRLSHVHLPKLAEAQVVDWNREEGVVSTGPAFESIFPLIQAIEAHDEFEMERG